A window of Candidatus Palauibacter soopunensis contains these coding sequences:
- a CDS encoding GMC family oxidoreductase, with amino-acid sequence MSRRQDVWDAIVVGSGITGGWAAKELTELGLRTLVLEAGPMIVPERDYVEHVPPYRMPYRGWNDRKALAAEQPVQRECYACDEMGRKFFVNDIENPYTTPDEKPFLWIRGRQVGGRSIMWARQSYRLSDLDFEANARDGIGIDWPIRYAELAPWYSYVEDFVGISGQPEGLPQLPDGVLLPPMQMTCVENAVKEAIARDFGDTRMMTIGRTAVLTVDHKGRSACHYCGPCHRGCRTRSYFSSLSATLPAAEATGRMTLRPDSVVHSVIWDPARGRVTGVRVIDRQTGEDLEFFGEIVMLGASALESTRILLNSTSADFPDGLANSSGVLGRYLMDHTMSTGAKAKFPGWENHGYTGERPNGIYIPRFRNVTEPSPDFIRGYGYQGWSTRQGWSRGLDMPGFGADYKRRLTEPGVWEFELGAFGECLPREENYIELDPERVDAWGIPALRIHCEWGDNERLMMRDSADRAAEMLEAGGGTDVELLTEITAPGLTIHEMGTARMGRDPATSVLNGFNQAWDAPNLFVIDGAAMPSSACQNPSLTYMALTARACHYALWAKNRAEL; translated from the coding sequence GTGAGCCGCCGCCAGGACGTCTGGGACGCGATCGTCGTCGGCTCGGGGATCACCGGCGGCTGGGCCGCGAAGGAACTCACCGAACTCGGCCTACGCACGCTGGTGCTCGAGGCGGGGCCCATGATCGTCCCCGAGCGGGACTACGTCGAGCACGTGCCCCCGTACCGCATGCCGTACCGCGGCTGGAACGACCGCAAGGCGCTCGCCGCCGAGCAGCCCGTGCAGCGCGAGTGCTACGCATGCGACGAGATGGGCCGGAAGTTCTTCGTCAACGACATCGAGAACCCGTACACGACACCCGACGAGAAGCCGTTCCTGTGGATCCGGGGTCGCCAGGTCGGCGGGCGCTCGATCATGTGGGCGCGCCAGTCCTACCGCCTCAGCGACCTCGATTTCGAGGCCAACGCGCGCGACGGGATCGGCATCGACTGGCCGATCCGCTACGCGGAACTCGCTCCGTGGTATTCGTACGTCGAGGACTTCGTCGGGATCAGCGGGCAGCCCGAGGGGCTCCCGCAACTGCCCGACGGCGTCCTTCTGCCGCCCATGCAGATGACGTGCGTCGAGAACGCGGTGAAGGAGGCGATCGCGCGGGACTTCGGCGACACCCGGATGATGACGATCGGACGCACGGCCGTCCTCACCGTCGACCACAAGGGACGGAGCGCCTGCCACTACTGCGGTCCCTGCCACCGCGGCTGCCGCACCAGGAGCTACTTCAGTTCGCTCAGCGCCACCCTGCCGGCCGCCGAGGCCACCGGCCGAATGACGCTGCGACCGGACAGCGTCGTGCACAGCGTGATCTGGGACCCCGCCCGCGGGCGCGTCACGGGGGTCCGCGTCATCGACCGGCAGACGGGCGAGGATCTGGAGTTCTTCGGCGAGATCGTGATGCTCGGCGCCTCGGCGCTCGAGTCGACCCGCATCCTCCTCAACTCGACGTCCGCCGACTTCCCGGACGGGCTGGCGAATTCGAGCGGGGTCCTCGGCCGCTATCTCATGGACCACACGATGAGCACCGGCGCGAAGGCGAAGTTCCCCGGCTGGGAGAATCACGGCTACACCGGCGAGCGTCCGAACGGGATCTACATCCCCCGCTTCCGAAACGTGACGGAACCATCGCCCGACTTCATCCGGGGCTACGGCTACCAGGGCTGGTCGACCCGGCAGGGCTGGAGCCGCGGCCTCGACATGCCCGGCTTCGGGGCGGACTACAAGCGCCGGCTCACCGAACCCGGCGTGTGGGAGTTCGAACTCGGCGCCTTCGGCGAGTGTCTTCCGCGCGAGGAGAACTACATCGAACTCGACCCGGAGCGCGTCGATGCGTGGGGAATCCCGGCCCTGCGCATCCACTGCGAATGGGGCGACAACGAGCGCCTGATGATGCGGGACAGCGCGGACCGCGCCGCGGAAATGCTGGAGGCCGGCGGCGGCACGGACGTCGAGTTGCTGACCGAGATCACGGCGCCGGGACTCACGATCCACGAGATGGGGACGGCGCGGATGGGGCGGGATCCGGCGACCTCCGTCCTCAACGGCTTCAACCAGGCCTGGGACGCGCCGAACCTGTTCGTGATCGACGGCGCGGCGATGCCGTCCTCCGCCTGCCAGAACCCGTCACTCACCTACATGGCCCTCACCGCCCGCGCCTGCCACTACGCGCTCTGGGCAAAAAACCGCGCCGAACTCTAG
- a CDS encoding aminotransferase class V-fold PLP-dependent enzyme, whose product MTTRTPTDATRLPDRRRFLKRAAAGAALAATPAWTFARSKPTLGLEDLSARRDFMGTEDESFWEMVKSQFPLRPGLILVNAANLCPSPWPVQEAVFGYTRDIDRDASFHNRAKFNALAAKSVDALARLLGASPEEIVITRNTSESNNTVINGLTLGADDEVVLWDQNHPTNNVAWDVRADRWGYKVIRVTTPPTPETEDELIDAFVSAFTDRTRVLAVTQISNISGVELPAKRLCSIARDRGIYVHMDGAQSFGAVEVDLHAMGCDSYTGSAHKWFCGPKEAGVLYVRAERVAELWPSDVGVGWEGAVAGGGADKFGTYGQRDDAAVAGVGTTVEFHEAIGAAAIEARMRALAAGLKAAIRERIPGVKFHTSDVPGLGGGVVIAELGVDDHTEIYNRIYEEHGVAGALRRGVFPGIRLCPHMYNTMAEMEQIADALAASA is encoded by the coding sequence GTGACGACTCGCACGCCCACCGACGCGACCCGCCTGCCCGACCGTCGCCGATTCCTCAAGCGTGCCGCCGCGGGCGCAGCCCTCGCGGCCACGCCGGCGTGGACTTTCGCGCGCTCGAAGCCCACCCTTGGCCTCGAGGACCTGTCAGCGCGGCGAGACTTCATGGGGACGGAGGACGAGTCCTTCTGGGAGATGGTGAAGTCCCAGTTCCCGCTCCGCCCCGGACTCATCCTGGTGAACGCGGCGAACCTCTGTCCCTCTCCCTGGCCGGTGCAGGAAGCGGTGTTCGGGTACACGCGCGACATCGACCGGGACGCCTCGTTCCACAACCGGGCCAAGTTCAACGCGCTGGCCGCGAAGTCCGTGGATGCGCTCGCGCGGCTGCTGGGCGCCTCGCCCGAGGAGATCGTGATCACGCGCAACACCTCCGAGAGCAACAACACCGTCATCAACGGACTCACGCTGGGGGCGGACGACGAGGTCGTGCTGTGGGACCAGAACCATCCCACGAACAACGTGGCGTGGGACGTCCGGGCCGACCGCTGGGGCTACAAGGTGATCCGCGTGACGACGCCGCCGACGCCCGAGACGGAAGACGAACTGATTGACGCCTTCGTGAGCGCCTTCACCGACCGGACGCGCGTCCTCGCGGTCACGCAGATCTCGAACATCTCAGGGGTCGAACTGCCGGCGAAGCGTCTGTGCAGCATCGCGCGCGACCGCGGCATCTACGTGCACATGGACGGGGCCCAGAGCTTCGGCGCGGTGGAAGTCGACCTGCACGCCATGGGCTGCGACTCGTACACCGGGAGCGCCCACAAGTGGTTCTGCGGACCCAAGGAAGCCGGGGTCCTCTATGTCCGGGCCGAACGTGTCGCAGAGTTGTGGCCGAGCGACGTCGGCGTGGGCTGGGAGGGCGCGGTCGCGGGAGGCGGAGCAGACAAGTTCGGCACGTACGGCCAGCGCGACGACGCGGCGGTGGCGGGCGTGGGGACGACGGTGGAGTTCCACGAGGCGATCGGGGCGGCGGCGATCGAGGCCCGCATGCGTGCCCTCGCGGCCGGCCTCAAGGCGGCGATCCGCGAGCGCATCCCCGGCGTGAAGTTCCACACGTCCGACGTTCCGGGCCTCGGCGGAGGTGTGGTCATCGCGGAGCTGGGGGTCGACGATCACACGGAGATCTACAACCGCATCTACGAGGAACACGGCGTCGCCGGAGCGCTCCGCCGGGGCGTGTTCCCGGGCATCCGCCTCTGCCCGCACATGTACAACACGATGGCGGAGATGGAGCAGATCGCCGACGCGCTTGCCGCCTCCGCCTAG